The proteins below come from a single Methyloprofundus sedimenti genomic window:
- a CDS encoding lysophospholipid acyltransferase family protein, which produces MKLFLNTLLMQKLAPTVIGMYVKVLHKTCTVHITGAEQLQAYIDAQQPMLPCYWHQQMTFAIDFLWGLCQQGVKASVLVSPSKDGDIGNAVLKKLGVGVLRGSAHRTGAVAMRDVYLTISKEKCSVGAAVDGPLGPAREAKIGVITLAQLSGAPIIPIANACNHKIHLNSWDNFFLPLPFSTIHTVIGKPLEVEKRMSTEQISELQQQLTDQLNQLSLQAEQQFD; this is translated from the coding sequence TTGAAATTATTTTTAAATACATTATTGATGCAAAAACTCGCACCTACTGTAATAGGTATGTATGTCAAGGTATTGCATAAAACCTGTACTGTACATATAACAGGCGCGGAACAGTTGCAAGCGTACATAGATGCACAGCAGCCGATGTTGCCTTGTTACTGGCATCAGCAAATGACTTTTGCCATCGACTTTTTGTGGGGTTTATGTCAGCAAGGCGTTAAAGCCAGCGTACTAGTCAGTCCGTCAAAAGACGGAGATATAGGTAATGCCGTTTTAAAAAAACTGGGTGTCGGTGTCTTGCGTGGTTCAGCGCATCGTACCGGAGCTGTGGCTATGCGTGATGTTTATTTAACCATTAGCAAAGAAAAATGCAGCGTAGGCGCTGCAGTGGATGGCCCTTTGGGGCCGGCTCGCGAAGCAAAAATTGGCGTAATTACTCTGGCTCAACTCAGTGGTGCACCTATAATCCCCATTGCGAATGCCTGTAATCACAAGATACATTTGAATAGTTGGGATAATTTTTTTCTTCCATTGCCTTTCAGCACGATACATACAGTTATTGGCAAGCCGCTTGAGGTGGAAAAACGCATGTCGACTGAGCAGATTAGTGAGTTGCAGCAACAACTTACTGATCAGCTTAATCAACTCAGCCTACAGGCCGAACAGCAGTTTGATTGA